tatatgtacatataaatatgtgtacttatttataaatgtaCAAATGATAAGACTGTAAGtgaaaaaatgaatacGTAAGACTATTttaaacataatatttggtgtatgtttatatatatgggtatcttaaaatattgtttctcccaaaaaaagaaaaaaatatatatatataaatataaagataaagaaaaaaataaaaataaagaaaaaaaaaaaaaaaaaaaaaaaaaaaatttttgccttctaatattttaatattatataatatacatatatatatatatatatatatatacataaatacatatattcatatatttagtcatttcctttttatcattttcattttgtcattttcattttgtgatttcctttttttttcatctcctttttttttttcgtttaaaaaatatgagTAGTAacaaagaaaataaaagaataagTAAAAAGAGCTTcgataaaaataatgataatggAATCCCCAAGTACATGtgtacaaaaaaaaataatttaaatagTTTTAAATCcgaagaatataatataaaagagaatatatcatatgatgatataataagcataaatttaaataaaaaaaataaaacaaaaagtTATACTGATAATTTACtaatagaaaataataataaaaaaaaaaattataatactaaaaataatataaatataaaaaataagatatgtaaaaatattaataaaacgattgaagaaaataatcACACATGTAATAATAGAGCATATACAGATagttattataataacaaaaatatgaggagtaatttgtataatagtaaatatattaacacagatataaataataatttatacaAGGACAAAATCTCTAGTGATATTTATAAGGACAAAATATTGAGTGATATATATACgaaagaaaatatgaattGTGATAACCTTTATAATAACGAAAATaaaacaaagaaaaaaacatttttgGTTAATCAAGCAGTTTTCTTTACTCCTAAAAAAAGTGTACTTAATTCAAGcaatgaaaaaaaagatactgatgaatataaaaagtcACAAAATGTGAATCATGATAATATATCGATcgataatatgaataatcATTCGTTATACAACAAATCGTATGAAACAAATAGTCTTaaaagtattattattaataataatagtaataattatttaaataatattgaggagaagagaaaaagaaatggAACTTTTGGTATTCAAACAATTTTAAAGAGGAAAGAAAATGTATTACTTGATAGTAagaatattaataatgtaaatataacTAAGGATACGAAAGAGACAAGgagtaataatatgaatagtatgaataatatgaatagtatgaataatatgaatagtatgaataatatgaatagtATGAATAGACGTAAACACTTAACGTGTGAAGATAAAGAAGAAATCGAAATTCACACAATTATAGAATCAGATGCAGAAAAAGATAgtgataaagaaaatatagatGTAGGGATGAAACGAAAAGGTGGTAACagttataatattaataaatataataaaatgattaatataaaaaccGATATGAATCCATATCATCATAGTAGTCGTAGTGAACATAATTTTGACATATACAACgaaaataaaacaattaattttttgcatgttaataaattaaataatactAATAATGAAGAGAACGATATAAACAGTAATACAAAAAAACTagattatttaaatttatgtaattattcaacagaaaaaaaaacagatatgttaaatttatttcaaGAACTTTTAAGTTATTGTGAATGTTTAAAAAgaaacagaaaaaaaagtagTTATGAAATTCAAAAAATCAGGGTAAGTTATAACAAGGTGTCTGATTTATTGAAAGAAACATTAAAAAGAGAACAGAATAgtcatataaaaattgaggaattaagaaatataataattaactataatgaaaaatttgatagaataaaaaataattcagAAGGTACCATTACCAATTTAAGTAAAAATGTGCAAACATTAAtagaattaaataataatttagaaaacgaaatgaacaaaatgatTGATGAAAATGTACATCTTCGAAAAATTGCacaaaatgaattattactaaacaaagaaataaatgatTTAAGAAAACAATTAGAAATTTTAAGTAATGAAAAAGTATTACTTATTGATCAAATAGATTCTTTAAGATTAGAAAATTCaaaaatagaaaatgaaaaaaatgttctTTTAAGTGATAAAACTGTACTTAATTGTAAAATTGACGTATTAGAAAATCAaatcaaaaataatatgcacacacttaaaaaaaacttaTCTGAACAAATAGAAAATAGCCCCTTCTGTGTACATACagataaagaaattaatgagcacattaataattatttaaatttaaatcaTGATGATAGGACAGAACTTTTCAAAAATTTCTTGTATCAGTGGAGAGAAACAAATAAAGCTGGTCAAAAGTTTTATGACCAAGCATTTTGCAactgaaaaaaaaaaaaaaaaatacatatatatatatacatatgttatatatatatatattaattatcatcattttaGTGGATTGAATCGGAAGAGCACAAAGAGGATCatatatgttcatatattttttaatcaTTATGTTAATGATgagtataatataatatattttacacACAGCAGTTGTAAATGGTGGGaactattttttttaatttttttgaaatatcatttataattcattccataaatatattgaaacACTTACgtgcatatatatatatatatatatatatatatatatatatatatatgagtGTAGTACGATATGAGATGTTTTCTCACGTACCATTATcttatatgtatatatttttttattctttctatttttgttaaacatatttaatatttcaatACTTTTGtaaaagttatatatatatatatatatatataaacatattaaaaagaaaaaaataattaatcAAATTAGattgatataataaattaaattttaaaagtaaaaatatactgtacaatttttttcccctctttttttttcttaatcTCCACAATGTCATCCCTGAACAGGAACcaaatgattatatataaatattatatatatatatgttcatatttattttattattattattttttttctttgtttATTTCTCATAGGATCCAAATGgattcaaaaaaaagacatttttttgataaaaaataaaaacatttaatCCTCTGAGAACAAAAAAGGTATTATTCTACATACACATTTTAAACAtaacaaattataaaatgtttaattggatatataaataaaagatattagagacatattcaaaaaaaaaaaaaaaaaaaaaaaaagttcaaagacatttcatatatatatgtttattttttaaattttatacCAAACTATAAAAATGGTACGAAGgtacaattatatattttaaagacaattaaaaataaaaaaaaaataaataaatgacataaaataaaaaaaatatacataaatataaatatatataatatatatataattaaaaacaTTGTTTGGGGGGAAAAAGTAAATTATTTAACCCTGGAACCTAAACCTTGAACAACTTATTACATATTTGTAAAAACATACTGAATATCACTCCAAACGTCctgaatatttttatttgcattaataaaaatgcatttgttttcatttaaaaataaatttattatagGAATACAATCATTATTATGAGTATCAAATCgtttttttaatgtatcCATATTATCATCTACTCTTCCTacatatacaaaaaattataaacacgcatatatatatatatatatatatatatatatataatattaaaatatataattttttcttttttgtttgtttcGAATTCATTAAATTCTTACCACAAGTTAATCCTCTATTCATACATCTCTCTATCATTATCTCTTCATcacaatataaaaataaacataaatgTACATATGCATAATTTCCTATTATATTAATCCATCCattaaaattatcataatttcTTGGAAATCCATcaattataaatttatacTTTGCTTTTTGTTCACacttattattttttaatatttccaAGACCtctttattttcatatatattatttacatattttaatttattattatattcttctatatttatattttttaaatttgCATTTTCATccaattttttaaaagaaaaactGTCTTTCTTCTTTTCTACTCCTGCTTCACCTTGGTCACTTAATTCATTATGttcttgtttttttcttttggCTATTTCGCtttccatttttattttcatcaatTCTAGGGTTATATCCACAGGCACGATTTTACCTACACGCcaaaatttatacatacatatatatatatatatatttttatatatttatttatatttattatcacacaaatgtttatttaaaaaaaaaaacacaatcataaatatatgctTATTTTTCCTCTGTTCTTCATACCGTTGTTTATACAATCCTCAACTATTTCCTGGTGTTTTGTGTTaacttcatttttttcacatttttttaagtaCTCCCTCAAACAATCGcctttaaaaaaaaaaaatatattataaatatatatatatatatatatatatatatatataataaaataaaaatattatgaacaaGCAAGAAAATACCTGAACAagtaataattaaaaaaaaaaaaaaaaaaaaaaaaaaaaaaaaaaaaaaaaNNNNNNNNNNNNNNNNNNNNNNNNNNNNNNNNNNNNNNNNNNNNNNNNNNNNNNNNNNNNNNNNNNNNNNNNNNNNNNNNNNNNNNNNNNNNNNNNNNNNNNNNNNNNNNNNNNNNNNNNNNNNNNNNNNNNNNNNNNNNNNNNNNNNNNNNNNNNNNNNNNNNNNNNNNNNNNNNNNNNNNNNNNNNNNNNNNNNNNNNNNNNNNNNNNNNNNNNNNNNNNNNNNNNNNNNNNNNNNNNNNNNNNNNNNNNNNNNNNNNNNNNNNNNNNNNNNNNNNNNNNNNNNNNNNNNNNNNNNNNNNNNNNNNNNNNNNNNNNNNNNNNNNNNNNNNNNNNNNNNNNNNNNNNNNNNNNNNNNNNNNNNNNNNNNNNNNNNNNNNNNNNNNNNNNNNNNNNNNNNNNNNNNNNNNNNNNNNNNNNNNNNNNNNNNNNNNNNNNNNNNNNNNNNNNNNNNNNNNNNNNNNNNNNNNNNNNNNNNNNNNNNNNNNNNNNNNNNNNNNNNNNNNNNNNNNNNNNNNNNNNNNNNNNNNNNNNNNNNNNNNNNNNNNNNNNNNNNNNNNNNNNNNNNNNNNNNNNNNNNNNNNNNNNNNNNNNNNNNNNNNNNNNNNNNNNNNNNNNNNNNNNNNNNNNNNNNNNNNNNNNNNNNNNNNNNNNNNNNNNNNNNNNNNNNNNNNNNNNNNNNNNNNNNNNNNNNNNNNNNNNNNNNNNNNNNNNNNNNNNNNNNNNNNNNNNNNNNNNNNNNNNNNNNNNNNNNNNNNNNNNNNNNNNNNNNNNNNNNNNNNNNNNNNNNNNNNNNNNNNNNNNNNNNNNNNNNNNNNNNNNNNNNNNNNNNNNNNNNNNNNNNNNNNNNNNNNNNNNNNNNNNNNNNNNNNNNNNNtaaaatatgaataatgtaatacgaattttagaaaaattagaaattttttaatactaTTAAACaaagtatataatatatatatatatatatatatatttaaattattagatataaaaaagtatatatatattatattatatattttttttatgctatttcaaaaaaataatgtgcacattaaaaaataaataaatatataaataaataaaaaaaatagtaaaatataacatttcATACCCATAGctatattaatttataattatttatttatttttttttttttccatataaaatgtgtatgaaaaacaaatattCTGTGTTACATCCACtgtttaatataaaaaaaaaaaaaaaaaaaaaaaaaaaaaaaccaaaaaaaaatgatataataatataatataatataataaatgaaaatagaaaaatgataacaaaaacaaattgcatattttttacacTTTTAtaatgtgtatatataatatatataatatatataatttttgaatatttaatgttataattttttttttttttttttttcttctttcttttctcttttatataaattatataataatatattgttttgTTGTGatattacattattttgttattttcttttatgtGTACCCTTCTCCCTGCCCTGTGTGTTATTCTCCCATGATTTCTACACAATTATtgaaataattaaattgataattaaaataatcaggtgatgaaaatatattaaagtTTGTAAAGAATGGTATTAAATTCTTAGTAActtcaaaaataaattgttgattaaaatgaataatattttttattaagtGAATATGTttgatttttatattattatttataaaatgatttttttgactaatatataaattatttaattttatttcacATAAGATAATAAGATTAATTATTTGGTTTATTTGTCTTTTACAaaaatcatttatataatttaataaataatttttaattttatttaatttttctatattgatatttatatataattccACTGCATTGGTaacatttttctttaatgtaaataaaataaatgaatcTTTGTCATAatcaaattttttataataataacaattattttgtatttcttttttttgaatcattttaaaatatttttcaatgGATTGATAATCGGAATGTATgtttatattcttttttttattctgcactttttttatcttattatgtttatttttttctttatgaTATTCGAAAGGGTCTTTTTTATTCTgttcataaaataaatgaaatttTTTCCAGTTTATTTCCAACTTTTCATAATACAATTCTACATTCTTAATcaattttaaatattcattatattctttGATAAACaattcttttaattcttcTGCTTCGCATAGTTTAATAACATCAGACATTTTGGGGggtaaaattataaaacatgtatatataaataaataaatataaatatatatatatatatatatatttatttatttatttatttatttatatttttttttaatgcAAAAGGTGATAATCGGTCATACGATAAATGTAATATGTAAATGGCTAGTCgcat
This genomic stretch from Plasmodium reichenowi strain SY57 chromosome 1, whole genome shotgun sequence harbors:
- a CDS encoding UMP-CMP kinase, putative, which produces DCLREYLKKCEKNEVNTKHQEIVEDCINNGKIVPVDITLELMKIKMESEIAKRKKQEHNELSDQGEAGVEKKKDSFSFKKLDENANLKNINIEEYNNKLKYVNNIYENKEVLEILKNNKCEQKAKYKFIIDGFPRNYDNFNGWINIIGNYAYVHLCLFLYCDEEIMIERCMNRGLTCGRVDDNMDTLKKRFDTHNNDCIPIINLFLNENKCIFINANKNIQDVWSDIQYVFTNM
- a CDS encoding hypothetical protein (conserved Plasmodium protein, unknown function), translating into MSSNKENKRISKKSFDKNNDNGIPKYMCTKKNNLNSFKSEEYNIKENISYDDIISINLNKKNKTKSYTDNLLIENNNKKKNYNTKNNINIKNKICKNINKTIEENNHTCNNRAYTDSYYNNKNMRSNLYNSKYINTDINNNLYKDKISSDIYKDKILSDIYTKENMNCDNLYNNENKTKKKTFLVNQAVFFTPKKSVLNSSNEKKDTDEYKKSQNVNHDNISIDNMNNHSLYNKSYETNSLKSIIINNNSNNYLNNIEEKRKRNGTFGIQTILKRKENVLLDSKNINNVNITKDTKETRSNNMNSMNNMNSMNNMNSMNNMNSMNRRKHLTCEDKEEIEIHTIIESDAEKDSDKENIDVGMKRKGGNSYNINKYNKMINIKTDMNPYHHSSRSEHNFDIYNENKTINFLHVNKLNNTNNEENDINSNTKKLDYLNLCNYSTEKKTDMLNLFQELLSYCECLKRNRKKSSYEIQKIRVSYNKVSDLLKETLKREQNSHIKIEELRNIIINYNEKFDRIKNNSEGTITNLSKNVQTLIELNNNLENEMNKMIDENVHLRKIAQNELLLNKEINDLRKQLEILSNEKVLLIDQIDSLRLENSKIENEKNVLLSDKTVLNCKIDVLENQIKNNMHTLKKNLSEQIENSPFCVHTDKEINEHINNYLNLNHDDRTELFKNFLYQWRETNKAGQKFYDQAFCN
- a CDS encoding hypothetical protein (conserved Plasmodium protein, unknown function), which codes for MSDVIKLCEAEELKELFIKEYNEYLKLIKNVELYYEKLEINWKKFHLFYEQNKKDPFEYHKEKNKHNKIKKVQNKKKNINIHSDYQSIEKYFKMIQKKEIQNNCYYYKKFDYDKDSFILFTLKKNVTNAVELYININIEKLNKIKNYLLNYINDFCKRQINQIINLIILCEIKLNNLYISQKNHFINNNIKIKHIHLIKNIIHFNQQFIFEVTKNLIPFFTNFNIFSSPDYFNYQFNYFNNCVEIMGE